The Burkholderia ambifaria AMMD genome has a segment encoding these proteins:
- a CDS encoding DUF4148 domain-containing protein codes for MKSLVSAVVAAVALSASFSAFAQSTVTRAQVRNELVQLEQAGYKPGVSSPYYPNDIQSAEARVHGADASGYGAQPAPVVHSGVPAAAASSNARDSVFFGQ; via the coding sequence ATGAAATCGCTCGTTTCCGCAGTCGTTGCCGCTGTCGCCCTGTCCGCTTCGTTCAGCGCTTTCGCACAAAGCACCGTGACGCGCGCACAAGTGCGCAACGAACTCGTCCAGCTCGAACAAGCCGGCTACAAGCCGGGCGTGTCGAGCCCGTACTACCCGAACGACATCCAGTCGGCGGAAGCGCGTGTTCATGGTGCCGATGCCAGCGGCTACGGCGCACAACCGGCTCCGGTCGTCCACTCGGGCGTCCCGGCCGCCGCAGCGTCGTCGAACGCTCGCGACTCGGTCTTCTTCGGCCAGTAA